The following are encoded in a window of Alphaproteobacteria bacterium genomic DNA:
- a CDS encoding cupin domain-containing protein produces the protein MIEAVNIKAALASRQVLRNRVPDTPSDDVDAAFATLATYREGGVFAGSFEGYSAWERHNKGDELVQVLSGKTTLTVLTDDGPEVLEMTGGMVTVVPQGCWHRFDAPDGVTVLTMTPQPTDHSTAEDPRPKV, from the coding sequence ATGATCGAAGCAGTCAACATCAAAGCGGCGTTAGCGTCCCGACAGGTGCTGCGCAATCGGGTTCCCGACACGCCGTCGGACGACGTCGACGCGGCGTTCGCAACCTTGGCCACCTATCGTGAGGGCGGCGTTTTCGCCGGCAGCTTCGAGGGATACAGCGCCTGGGAACGGCACAACAAAGGAGACGAACTGGTTCAGGTCCTCTCCGGCAAGACCACGCTGACCGTGCTCACCGATGACGGGCCGGAAGTACTCGAAATGACCGGCGGCATGGTGACCGTCGTCCCGCAAGGCTGCTGGCACCGGTTCGATGCGCCGGATGGCGTTACCGTCCTGACCATGACCCCGCAGCCGACCGATCACTCGACGGCCGAGGATCCACGGCCAAAGGTTTGA
- the nhaA gene encoding Na+/H+ antiporter NhaA has protein sequence MPLATLREFFKFEAAGGIVLIAASALALILANTPLESLYDDLLETPLQIRVGTLDIAKPLLLWINDGLMAVFFFLVGLEIKREFLEGELSSRAQLTLPVIAAFGGMAVPALIFVLVNLGTPENLDGWAIPAATDIAFALGILALLGSKAPLSLKVLLTAVAIIDDLGAILIIAIFYSGDLSLMSLAVAVAAVTGLFMLNRMRIARYAPYMLIGIVLWVSVLKSGVHATLAGVILAFFIPMEGRDNAELTEDHQHSPLKHLEHTLHPWVAFGILPVFGFANAGVSFAGMTLASLFDPLALGIALGLFVGKQVGIFGAIWLTVKLGLSRMPEGANWQQLYGLALLCGIGFTMSLFIGGLAFDDPDHAAYVRLGVLSGSILAAIGGYVLIAFSPGRPAVVDSPGAPTPAAEKTEPPLTTRG, from the coding sequence GTGCCCTTAGCGACCCTGCGAGAATTCTTCAAATTCGAAGCCGCCGGCGGAATCGTCCTGATCGCGGCTTCGGCGCTGGCCTTGATCCTGGCCAACACACCGCTCGAATCGCTTTACGACGACCTTCTCGAAACGCCGTTGCAAATCCGCGTCGGCACCCTCGATATCGCGAAGCCCCTTCTGCTGTGGATCAATGACGGCCTGATGGCCGTCTTCTTCTTCCTCGTCGGGCTTGAGATAAAGCGGGAATTCCTCGAAGGCGAATTGTCGAGCCGCGCCCAGCTCACCCTGCCGGTGATTGCCGCGTTCGGCGGCATGGCAGTGCCGGCGCTGATCTTCGTACTGGTCAACCTTGGCACTCCCGAGAATCTAGACGGCTGGGCGATACCGGCGGCCACCGATATCGCCTTCGCGCTCGGTATATTGGCGCTGCTCGGGTCGAAAGCGCCGTTGTCGCTAAAGGTGTTGTTGACGGCAGTGGCGATCATCGACGACCTCGGCGCCATCCTGATCATCGCCATCTTCTATTCCGGCGACCTCTCATTGATGTCGCTGGCCGTGGCGGTGGCCGCGGTGACCGGGCTGTTTATGCTCAACCGAATGCGGATCGCCCGCTACGCACCCTACATGCTGATCGGCATCGTACTCTGGGTTTCGGTGCTGAAATCGGGCGTGCACGCGACATTGGCCGGCGTGATCCTGGCCTTCTTTATCCCGATGGAGGGCCGCGACAACGCGGAATTGACCGAAGACCATCAGCACTCGCCGCTGAAGCATCTCGAGCACACGCTCCATCCCTGGGTCGCGTTCGGCATTCTGCCGGTTTTCGGCTTCGCCAATGCGGGCGTCTCCTTCGCCGGCATGACCCTGGCCAGCCTATTCGACCCGCTGGCGCTCGGTATCGCGCTTGGCCTTTTTGTCGGCAAGCAGGTCGGCATTTTTGGCGCCATTTGGTTGACCGTGAAACTCGGCCTGTCGCGCATGCCCGAGGGCGCCAACTGGCAACAGCTCTATGGGTTGGCCTTGCTGTGCGGGATCGGCTTCACGATGAGCCTGTTTATCGGCGGCCTCGCGTTCGACGATCCGGATCATGCCGCCTATGTTCGGCTCGGCGTGCTCAGCGGCTCGATCCTGGCCGCAATCGGCGGCTATGTGCTGATCGCATTTTCGCCGGGCCGGCCGGCTGTGGTTGATTCGCCGGGAGCACCGACGCCAGCCGCGGAAAAAACCGAACCGCCACTGACCACCAGGGGCTAG
- a CDS encoding patatin family protein: MLSGCNLHPDRVTAVPEGSTDKAVISGIPNARFWFDDEYNEDLIQIGLQALNNERDHLTKIGHSGPLLQSNILAISGGSDNGAFGAGLLVGWTEAGDRPDFKVVTGISTGALTAPFAFLGSAYDHQLTSVFTETAAENVFEERPLWAAIFDDAMADTTPLLTLVRHFLDQDMLTAIGREYEKGRLLLIATTNLDARRPAIWSIGAIATSGHSNALSLVQNILLASAAIPGAFPPVMFDVEVDGSPHQEMHVDGGAMSQIFMYPPSLKVREASERAGVARERALYLIRNARIDPDWATVERRTMDIAGRAISSLIHTQGIGDLYQIYLIAQRDEVDYNLAHIGSDFDVEHSDSFDTEYMRQLYDYGYALATNGYPWEKLPPGFAANEDR; this comes from the coding sequence ATGTTGTCGGGCTGCAACCTGCATCCGGACCGCGTGACGGCGGTGCCTGAGGGCTCTACGGACAAGGCCGTAATCTCCGGTATTCCCAATGCCCGCTTCTGGTTCGACGACGAGTACAACGAGGACCTGATCCAAATCGGGCTTCAAGCGCTGAACAACGAACGCGATCACCTCACAAAAATCGGACACAGTGGACCGTTGCTGCAGTCGAATATTCTGGCGATTTCGGGCGGCAGCGACAATGGCGCGTTCGGTGCGGGATTGCTCGTCGGATGGACCGAGGCGGGCGATCGGCCCGATTTCAAGGTCGTTACCGGAATCAGCACCGGTGCGCTCACCGCCCCGTTCGCATTTCTCGGGTCCGCCTACGACCATCAGCTTACGAGCGTCTTTACCGAGACCGCGGCCGAAAACGTGTTTGAAGAGAGGCCGCTCTGGGCGGCGATCTTCGACGATGCGATGGCGGATACCACGCCCCTTCTGACCCTGGTGCGCCATTTCCTCGACCAAGACATGCTGACCGCCATCGGGCGCGAATACGAAAAGGGGCGGCTGCTGCTCATCGCGACGACCAACCTGGATGCGCGCCGGCCGGCGATTTGGAGTATCGGTGCGATTGCCACCAGCGGCCATTCGAACGCACTTTCGCTGGTGCAGAATATCTTGCTGGCGTCGGCGGCGATACCAGGTGCCTTTCCGCCGGTCATGTTCGACGTCGAAGTCGACGGTAGTCCCCACCAGGAAATGCATGTCGACGGCGGCGCCATGTCGCAGATCTTTATGTACCCGCCGTCGCTCAAAGTGCGCGAGGCCAGCGAGCGGGCTGGAGTTGCACGCGAGCGGGCGCTCTATCTCATTCGCAATGCCCGCATCGATCCCGATTGGGCCACCGTCGAGCGGCGTACCATGGACATCGCGGGGCGCGCGATATCATCTTTGATCCATACCCAGGGCATCGGGGACCTCTACCAGATCTATCTTATCGCCCAACGCGACGAGGTCGACTACAACCTCGCCCACATCGGATCGGATTTCGATGTCGAGCACAGCGACAGCTTCGATACCGAATATATGCGCCAACTGTACGACTATGGATACGCGCTGGCGACCAACGGTTATCCTTGGGAAAAGCTGCCACCCGGGTTCGCCGCGAATGAAGACCGTTAG